From Pseudomonas arsenicoxydans:
ACATCAACGCCACCAACCCGACCTTGTGGAATTCCTGGCGCGCCAGCCTTTTGCGCCAGCTCTACACCGAAACCAAGCGCGCCTTGCGCCGTGGCCTGGAAAACCCCGTGGATCGGGAAATGCAGATCCGCCAAACCCAGAGCGCCGCCCTGGACATCCTGGTGCGCGGCGGGACCGATCCGGACGATGTCGAACAGCTGTGGTCGCAACTGGGCGACGACTACTTCCTGCGTCACACCGCCGGCGACGTAGCCTGGCATACCGACGCGATCCTCCAGCAACCCGCTGGCGGCGGGCCGCTGGTGCTGATCAAGGAAACCACCCAGCGCGAATTCGAGGGTGGCACACAGATCTTCATTTATGCCCCCGATCAACACGACTTCTTCGCCGTGACCGTGGCCGCAATGGACCAGCTCAACCTGAACATTCACGACGCTCGGGTTATTACGTCCAGCAGCCAGTTCACCCTCGACACCTACATCGTGCTCGATACCGACGGCGACTCGATCGGCGACAACCCGGCGCGGGTCAAACAGATCCGTGAAGGCCTGACCGAAGCCCTGCGCAACCCCGACGATTACCCGACAATCATCCAGCGCCGCGTACCGCGCCAGCTCAAGCATTTCGCGTTCGCGCCACAGGTGACGATCCATAACGACGCCCAACGTCCGGTGACCGTGCTGGAGCTCAGCGCACCCGACCGCCCGGGCTTGCTGGCGCGCATTGGCACGATCTTCCTGGAGTTCGATCTGTCGCTGCAAAACGCCAAGATTGCGACCCTTGGCGAGCGGGTGGAAGACGTGTTCTTCATCACCGACGCGCACAACCAGCCGTTGTCAGACCCGCTGCTGTGCACCCGTTTGCAGGATGCAATCGTTGAACAGCTGACCGTCAGTAACGAACCCGAGATCAAGCTGTCACGTCTCAGTATCTGAATTAACAAATTTCCCCCTGTGGGAACGAGCCCCTGTGGGAGCGGGCTTGCCTGCGATAGCATCACCTCGGTGCATCTGACACACCGAGGCGCCTGAATCGCGGGCAAGCCCGACTCCCACACAAAGCTCGCTCCCACATTGAACGAGGCCCCGCATGAACAACGCTTTGAACCAGTTGCAGCCCTACCCGTTCGAAAAGCTCCGCGCCCTGCTCGGCAGCGTCACGCCAAACCCGGACAAGCGCGCCATCGCGCTGTCCATTGGCGAGCCGAAGCACCGTTCGCCTAGCTTTGTCGCCGAAGCCCTGGCCAGCAATCTGGATCAGATGGCCGTGTACCCGACCACTCTTGGCATTCCCGCTCTGCGCGAAGCCATTGCTGCCTGGTGCGAACGCCGTTTCAGCGTTCCGAGCGGCTGGCTTGACCCGGCGCGCAACGTGCTGCCGGTCAATGGCACCCGCGAAGCGCTGTTCGCCTTCACCCAGACCGTGGTCAACCGTGGCGACGACGCCCTGGTGGTCAGCCCGAATCCGTTCTATCAGATCTATGAAGGCGCTGCGTTCCTCGCCGGGGCCAAGCCGCACTACCTGCCGTGCCTGGACGAAAACGGTTTCAACCCCGATTTCGATGCCGTATCGCCAGACATCTGGAAACGCTGCCAGATCCTGTTCCTGTGCTCCCCGGGCAATCCGACCGGCGCACTGATTCCGGTCGACACCTTGAAGAAGCTGATCGCCCTGGCCGACGAATACGACTTCGTCATCGCGGCGGATGAGTGCTACAGCGAACTGTACTTCGACGAGCAAACGCCGCCGGCCGGCTTGCTCAGCGCCTGCGTCGAGCTGGGCCGCAAGGATTTCAAGCGTTGCGTGGTGTTTCACAGCCTGTCCAAGCGCTCCAACCTGCCAGGCCTGCGTTCGGGCTTCGTGGCCGGTGATGCCGAGATCCTCAAGGGCTTCCTGCTCTATCGCACCTACCATGGCTGCGCAATGCCGGTTCAGACGCAACTGGCCAGCGTCGCTGCGTGGAATGACGAAGTGCATGTGCGCGCCAACCGCGCGCTGTATCGCGAGAAATACGATGCGGTGCTGGAAATCCTTGGCCCAGTGATGGATGTGCAGCGTCCGGATGGCGGTTTCTACCTGTGGCCAAACGTTGAAGGCGACGATGAAGCGTTTTGCCGTGATCTGTTTGTAGAGGAACACGTGACCGTGGTGCCGGGTTCTTACCTGTCTCGCGAAGTTGATGGCTTCAATCCGGGCGCCGGGCGCGTGCGCATGGCATTGGTTGCGCCGTTGGCTGAATGTGTAGAAGCGGCCAAGAGAATTCGCGACTTTATTATCCGCAACAAGTAAGTATTCCTGCCTGCACTGTGCAACGCAGTGCAGGCAATTTTATATAGCCAGTTACATTTCATTCACAATTAAAGTTCACCGCACTGCAGAGTTCCCCTACTCTCATGCAGCACATAGTTGTGCACACTAATAAACCTATGCATCCACTTCACGGAAGAAGTAACGAATGAACTGCATTGAAAATTGTTCTCTTATTCAATGGCCTGATGATCAGCAATCCTACGATGCTGCCGTCAACGAAAACCCCGCAAATGCAAACGCCTCCACCAGTACTCGCCGCAAGCGTTCGCTGATCAATTACTCCAAGCTGTGGGCTAATGGACGAACGCTCAAAATCGCCTTTATCGACGGCCCTGATGATGTGCACAAACAGAAGATCATCGACGCTGCCAGCCAGTGGCTGCCCTATATCAACCTGAGCTTCGATTTTGTCGATGGACTTGAAGGTGATATCCGCATTGCTACAAAAAACAATGCCAACAGTTCAATGCTCAGCACCGATGCGCTGTTGATTCATCCTGACTGGCAAACCATGGATCTGGGTGTCAAACCTGAACATGCAGACTTCGACGTGATCGTGACTCATGAGTTTGGACATGTTTTAGGCGCCATGCATGAACACCAACACCCTGAGGCCAATATTCCCTGGGATAAACCGAAGGTGTATGCGTTCTACCAGAATCGGGAAATGAATCCACTGGCCAAAGAACAAGTCGATAAAAACCTGTTTCAGCCCTTCGATACCATCGAAGCGATTTATACGCCCTACGACAGAAAGTCGATCATGCACCACCCCGTGGCGAACGCCCTGACATTGGGTGATTGGGAAAATCCAATCAATCGCAAGATCAGTAAAAAAGACAAGCGCTTGATGAAACTGCTCTACCCCAAGCGCTAAAACTATATTCTTTTTAATGATCGAGAACATGGGCATCGTCATTGAAGCTAACGGACGAGCATTGCCGATATCAGAACGGCTACACGCACACTACAAGTAAATAAATCATGAACATTAATATTCCCTGCAAAATGATCCACGCAGTTGACGAACTCGCCTCTTACGACGCGGCCATCCTGGAAAACCCCGACAACGCCCAACGCTCTTCCACGGGCCGACGCTCCAAGCGCGCCATTGGTACATGGAGCAAATTCTGGGGAAATGGCCGGACGTTAAGAATCGCGTTCGTTGATACACCAACTCCAACGAAAAGGCTTGCCATCGAAGCGTTGATCAAGCAATGGCAACCCTCGGTAAACCTGCACTTCGAATTTATTGAACAAGGTGAAAGCGAGATCAGGATTTCAACCTCAAGCGCAAAAAACGACTCCGCAGTAGGAACGGATGCGTTGTTGTACGAACAACATGTACCGACGCTGAATTTGAATGTTGAAATGGACCATCCGGAATTTGAAGCAACTGTACTGCATGAGTTCGGTCACGCGTTGGGCCTTAAGCACGAGCATCTGCATCCCAAAGCGAACATTCCCTGGGACAAACCAAAGGTTTACGAATTTTATAAAACCCACTTTGGGTGGACCGAGAAAGACACGGACCATAACGTCCTGACCTCCCTTGGAGGCAGCGACCATTTATGGGGCAGCTACGACAAGGATTCGATCATGCATTACCCCGTTCCAAACGAACTGACAACACAGGATTGGGAAGTGGGCATCAACACCAAAATCAGCATGCTGGACAGGCGAGTCATGCGCAAAGCCTACCCAAAAAACCGATCGATCGACGCTGACTGAGTCCCACGAACTCACAGGCTGAGCACCTTCTGGTGACGCTACCATTCGCCATGAAAGCCTACTTGACCGATCCCAGATTGGCCTCACTCAAATCCAGTTCCCCCAGCACTTCGCGCAGCACGTCATCACCAATCTGGTGATGACGGCTCAGGCTGTACAGTTCAAGGCGTTGCGCCCGCAGCGCCTTCAAGCGCAACCGCCGCTCCAGCAGGTCCATCTGAAACGCCAGCGCCTGGGCTTCCGCCGAATCGTTGAACACTTCCAGCTGATGCCGATACTCGGACATGATTCGCGCTTTCAGTTCCGCAGCCAGCGCCGCCTCTGCCGCATCCACAGGCTTGGCTTCCTCGATTTCCAGCGCATGGATCGCCGCTTCGGCAGTCTTGCGCCAGGCGTCACGCACTTCGTTACGGCGTTTGTCGTCGGGGCTTTTCTCTATGCCACGCAGCAACAGGGGCAAGGCGATGCACGCGGAAACCAGCGACAGCAGAATCACGCCGGCGGCGATGAAGATCAGCAGATCGCGCTCGGGAAACGCATTGCCTTCCAACAGCAACGGTACCGACAGTATGCCCGCCAGCGTCACGGCCCCGCGTACCCCACCGACCGTCAGCAGCCAGCAGGATCGCGCGGTCGGCACTTGTGTCATCTCGCCCCTGCCGCGCCAGCGTCGCAGCAGAACAGACAAGCGCCAGATGCTCTGCACCCAGACGAAGCGCAACACCAGCAGCACCAGAAAGATGGCGACCACGTCCAGGCAACGGTAGAGCAGCGTCGGCCACAATGACGTTTCATGACTGGCCACGGCCTTGATGATGTCCGGCAGTTGCAAGCCCAGCAGCAGGAAGATCAAACCGTTGAAGGCAAACTCCAGCAGCGACCATACGCTGCGATTGAGCAATCGGGTGCTGGTCTGGCGTGGCAGCAGGTCGAGCCAGCTCTGCATCATCCCCGCCGCCACGGCGGACAGAATGCCGGATGCGCCGAGACGTTCAGCCACCACATAAGCGGCGAACGGCAGCAGCAACATGAACACCACATGAGTCGCTGGATCATCCCAGCCGCGAGCGATCATCCATGAGCGCAGTTGTCCCACCAGCCAGCTCAA
This genomic window contains:
- a CDS encoding M12 family metallopeptidase; amino-acid sequence: MNCIENCSLIQWPDDQQSYDAAVNENPANANASTSTRRKRSLINYSKLWANGRTLKIAFIDGPDDVHKQKIIDAASQWLPYINLSFDFVDGLEGDIRIATKNNANSSMLSTDALLIHPDWQTMDLGVKPEHADFDVIVTHEFGHVLGAMHEHQHPEANIPWDKPKVYAFYQNREMNPLAKEQVDKNLFQPFDTIEAIYTPYDRKSIMHHPVANALTLGDWENPINRKISKKDKRLMKLLYPKR
- a CDS encoding Na+/H+ antiporter; the protein is MQTAYTVLILLMLVGVSRLIGRVIPLPLPLVQIGAGALLAWPTLGLHVALDPELFLFLFLPPLLFSDGWRMPKRELWRLRGPILTLAVGLVLFTVVGAGYFIHWLLPSIPLPVAFALAAVLSPTDAVAVSAISRDRLPTPLMHMLQGEALMNDASGLVTFKFALAAAVTGVFSLANASVTFVLVAVGGLAVGVALSWLVGQLRSWMIARGWDDPATHVVFMLLLPFAAYVVAERLGASGILSAVAAGMMQSWLDLLPRQTSTRLLNRSVWSLLEFAFNGLIFLLLGLQLPDIIKAVASHETSLWPTLLYRCLDVVAIFLVLLVLRFVWVQSIWRLSVLLRRWRGRGEMTQVPTARSCWLLTVGGVRGAVTLAGILSVPLLLEGNAFPERDLLIFIAAGVILLSLVSACIALPLLLRGIEKSPDDKRRNEVRDAWRKTAEAAIHALEIEEAKPVDAAEAALAAELKARIMSEYRHQLEVFNDSAEAQALAFQMDLLERRLRLKALRAQRLELYSLSRHHQIGDDVLREVLGELDLSEANLGSVK
- a CDS encoding M12 family metallopeptidase, giving the protein MNINIPCKMIHAVDELASYDAAILENPDNAQRSSTGRRSKRAIGTWSKFWGNGRTLRIAFVDTPTPTKRLAIEALIKQWQPSVNLHFEFIEQGESEIRISTSSAKNDSAVGTDALLYEQHVPTLNLNVEMDHPEFEATVLHEFGHALGLKHEHLHPKANIPWDKPKVYEFYKTHFGWTEKDTDHNVLTSLGGSDHLWGSYDKDSIMHYPVPNELTTQDWEVGINTKISMLDRRVMRKAYPKNRSIDAD
- the dapC gene encoding succinyldiaminopimelate transaminase produces the protein MNNALNQLQPYPFEKLRALLGSVTPNPDKRAIALSIGEPKHRSPSFVAEALASNLDQMAVYPTTLGIPALREAIAAWCERRFSVPSGWLDPARNVLPVNGTREALFAFTQTVVNRGDDALVVSPNPFYQIYEGAAFLAGAKPHYLPCLDENGFNPDFDAVSPDIWKRCQILFLCSPGNPTGALIPVDTLKKLIALADEYDFVIAADECYSELYFDEQTPPAGLLSACVELGRKDFKRCVVFHSLSKRSNLPGLRSGFVAGDAEILKGFLLYRTYHGCAMPVQTQLASVAAWNDEVHVRANRALYREKYDAVLEILGPVMDVQRPDGGFYLWPNVEGDDEAFCRDLFVEEHVTVVPGSYLSREVDGFNPGAGRVRMALVAPLAECVEAAKRIRDFIIRNK